CAAAGGAAAAAAGGTCAAGTGGAAAGATCAGGCTTAgatcaggtcttctgactctctATCCAGGAGTTTCCCAGAACAATGAAACCTTTAATCTATGGTTCTCAtaagagttgttgtaaagattaaataatgTTATAGATAAAAAAGTACTTTGCAGATCATAAAGCcaatataaatgtcaactattattatccTAAACCAAACTCTGTCCCCATTATCATCCGATGATTCTGTCTCTGGTGCCATTTAGGATTTAGTTGGCTTAGGTATTGATAGGTCACACAGTGATGGGATTCTGATAGCTGCCCCCCCCACTCCAGCCCAAACCTGCTCCCACCCCCAAACCCAATGGAAATCATTAATGGATGAACAGGCCAGCATATTCTGTAATCACATAAACAGTTTACCACAAAATATAACACAGAAATCAGCTAATAAAAAAATAgcatcaacaaaatgcaaaataggaCATTGGACTATAAATCTCCAATAAATCATTCCCCACAACATGGCACCTGTGCATTTCCCTTTCTTTGGTGTCCTTGGGTGAATCTATGCCAATTATAATATCATTGCCATATATTAAAACTCCCTAAGTGAACTTTTCTATAGGCATTCTGGGTAAATGGCATGTACAGTTCCACCAGGGCTTTGAGGACCTCCCCATGTTAGCAAATTCCTCCTATAGCCCccaaatttacatattttatgatGATGTAATCAGTACCATTTACTTTATAAAGATCTTTGTCTTGCTTAGCTGGACTACTGACTCCTTCAGGGAGCTTGGCCACCCATTGAGTGTGTAAATCTCACTAAAATGACTCTACTTGGGTTGGAGACTGAACCTGAATTCTTTCAGAGGTGACACACCACAATATGTACCTGATACTTCAACAGCAACATCTCTGAATCAAAATGGGACAGCAAGATGAGCTAATCTGATATGTACCTGAATCAGTGTTCTTCCTCTATAGTGGACCCCATCCAGTTTCTGCTAGAAGAAGACCTCTTGTAATGAGGAGTCTAGCAATTCCTGTGGAGGTAGGTCATTCCAACTTTTAGACAACTGCTGATTGTACAGTTCTTTCCCACTTAGACACAAAGCCAAAGAACACAAAAAAAGGGCCCCACATGGACTTCCTCCTATCCTGTCTTGGGTAGCCCTTGCTGGCCTCACAGGGGATTTCCTACTGCGCCGTCCCTCCCCTTGTCATTGCTGTGTTCTCTTCTGAGCCACCTGGGAACTTCCCAGGCTCAGAGTCCCAGTAAGTGAAGAAATCTACCAGACTAACAGTCACTTGGGAGTTTGCTACCCCGCCTGTGAGTTGGAATAAAGGGCAGACAGATAGACTGCCAGTGGGTATTCAGCCTTCAGAGCTTGGAGACCAATGCAAGAGGGCTTATACTTTGCCCTGGGAGAGGCCGCTTCTGCTTCCCAACTCAGAGTAGCTCCTGGGATGGATTTGGTCACAGAATCTTAGGTTTTATTAGTGGGAAGAGAGACAAGCTGGTCCAACCGTTTCATTTTACAGTGAAATTCAGATTGGGGAGTGAAAGGAGTAGCCCGGGAGCCAGGCCTCTGAATCCCTTGTCCGGATTTCTGTTCTTGGAGTGAGCATTTGCTGCCATCAACAAGAGGTAAGTGTGAGAGTGTGGAGGGGTTGTTGGAGGAGTGGAGAGCACCTTGAAAGGGCAGAGGAGTCATAAGATAAATGCTGTTATGGGGAAAAACAGCACTTGGAGTTCTCTTTTATCCTGATCCAGGATGAGGATTCTGGGACTCTTCagactctctgggtatatatAGGTCTTTCTTTCTCAgagaaggaaattaggaaaaatctTGAGGTTGTGCCCTACTTCCCTCACAATCAAGAAGACTGGATCCAAAGTATCTGGGAGGTGCTAGTGTATAGTTACCTTACCAAATCACAGGAACACcacactaccaccaccaccacaatcaCTAGATAACCTGTCTTTCCAGTTGTATACAACAAGGCTAGAACTCAGGATTCCCCAGTTAGGTGATAGTGTTATTTATGGTGGGGCTACATGGGAGGAACCTTATGTCCTAGTCCAGCTGCACTTGACACATTTCACCTAGAAGATAAAGATACACTAGCAAGGAGTGGCCATCCCCTTATTTTGGCATCTCTTTATTCTCTCTGGGAAATAGGGATAGTCATTCTTGGTCTTTATTGCCCAGAAATGGAGAAGATTGTATCCATGAGGATCTTTATGATCATTTGAACAGAGGGCACTCTCCTAGACACAGGAGAAGGGTGGAGACAAAAGACTCCGTAAATTGTACTTGGCAGAGTGGGGCAAAACTGAGGAAGATGTAAAGAACAGAGAGGAAAGGATATAGAGTAACAGGAAAATGAAGGTCCTCCATAAGGTGTGACCAGGCTCCTCCAAGGACTCCTCTGGAAGCCAATGGCAAAGAGTGGCTTGGACTCAAAACTTACTCCTATCCCAGGAAGAGCAGGAGATGCATATATAAACTCCTAGCCACACACCTAGCTCTGTCTAACCTATTCCACCCTCTTCAAGTTCCCTGACCCTAAGCTGGCCCATCTGGGACTTCTATAGCTTAGTTTCATGATATCCTTAtcagaaaagggaggaagagagaggaagctAACTCCAAAGCcaaggagttcaaatctagaaaGGATAGAAGTCTTAATCACCTCGTTCAGCCTTGTTTTCTCTCCTGGCAGCAGTAAAAACTTCTCATCTCTTACTACTCAAATCCTCTTAGCATGTTTGGCGTCATACTCCTGGACTTTACCTTGAATGTCATGATTCTTACAGCCTTTTCTCCAAGGAAGACTCTTTGGACAGGGCTCTGCAATGTTGCTCTGGGGGTGTCTTTTCATCATGCTGGATGTTCTGCTGTGGCCTGAGTTCAGAGCAGGTATGCTCAGGGAGGCACCCATGGGAGTCTCCACAGTTCATCTAAAGGGCTAGTGTTGGGGCATTTGATAGCTATCTTACTGTGGTTCTAGAGAAAAGGTTCCCAGACATAGAGGGTTGGGGATCAATATTAGGGACGTAAGACAGAGAGTATAGAGTCCCCCAGAGCTAAGATGTCTAAATTTAGGGGAAAAAGGTGAATCAGGGATTGAAGGTTCTAAAGAAAGCAGGAAAGGAAGTAAAGATAGGGGGAGCTTATGCTAGAAGCAGATCAGCAGGTTTCCAAGTGACTTGTTAGTCTGGTAGATTATTGTGCTCTGCTTGATATGAGCTGGATTtaagcctggattcaaattctgcttctgctaTCTATATGTCTTTGAGCAAGTGCTTAAAAACTCATCTATAAATATAGACTGGAAGACACCTAAGGTCTCTTCCACCTAAAATCTCTGATCCTGTTTCCTAAAGTCTTCTTCAGTTCATGACTTCTCTATTGTAAAGTCTTTTCTGAAAGATGTTCTGAATACTTCATCCACTCTGATATCCCATATTCTAgaattcagggcttcttaaactttttttctatgcACAAGCTTTTTTTGCTCAGGAAATTTTTACCTGACTTCAGCTGTATtggtatataaaacaggtatacaggCTCTATTGATGATTTATTATGTGATGTTAAAAAAGTCACTTTTCTTCTCTGGCCCTTAGTgttatcatctgaaaaaaaaaatcttaaaatctgGGTCCCACAATCCCCTTTAGCTTTTGGGTGGAAGTGAATGATGTATAAAGCTcctttaatttccaatattcTCTGTGACTGGAAGTCTAGATCCTGACATGGTAATTAATAAGAGTAATCTCCAATTCTTGGGATGCAAAATTTACCCAAGCCCAACAGAATGAGGCAAAGAGGGGGTAGAATTTGGAAGATGCAAGCCACTCTCTAAGTCATGATGTTCCTCTTTCCCTACAGCACCTCTGCCTTTGCAGATGGACTCCGTTATCCAGATTCTAGCACAATTAGAGCAAGAAGAGCCTGTTCTCCATCTCACAGCTCCTGGTCTACTTTTGATGTCTGGGAGTCCAAACAACTTCTCCCAGTACCTCCTCTTTTCAGAGACTCCATCTCCAGTGCAGCTCAAGCTTGACCTTCTTAGTCCAGAACTCCAAGCATTAGCCACCAGCTTAATCCCCCACCGAGTGGACTCTGGGCAAGAGCATGGGGTAGTATTAGCACCCGATGGCTCCACAGTGGCCGTGGAGCCCCTTCTGGCAGGGTTAGAGGTTGGGCTCCGAGGCAGAAGGTCTATCCCCCTTCCCCTGGAGTTCATAGCTTCTCCTTCTGAAGTCAGAGCTGCTCACAAGAAGGAAGGACTTACATTGGTCCCTCAAGTCAGCATGCCCCTCCAAGATGATGGAAACATTTCCCTGGACCCCACTATCCTCCCAACTGTCCATACTAACTCCTCAACCAATATAGATAACCTCCTGACTGTCACTCTGACCAAAGCATTAGGGGTAGCCTTCCTTCCAGGTCCTGGAACCCAAACTCCCAAAGGCCTAGGACCTGATGGTTGTTGGGATCAAATTTCAGCCCCCAAGACCTTCTCTCTATTAAACTCTGAGGCCCCCTCTCCTCTCACTGTAGCTTTCCTCAATGGGGCACTGGATGGGGCCCTGCTAGGGGACTACCTGAGCAGGCACCCCAAGCCCAGCCCCCCACTCAGCCACTTACTGGCCCAGTACTATGGAGCAGGCGTGGATGGGGACCCCCAATTTCGGAGTAACTTCCGCAGGGATAATGGTGCCAGCCTGATTTCACAGGAGTCCTTAGTCCAACAGATATGGGGCTCTTTGTTCCTGATACAAGAGTTAGAGCCATCTAATTCCCAGCTGAAAAATCTATCCCAAGCTCAACTGGCTGAAGTTGCTACTCAAGCTGCCAAGGAGTTCACTGAGGCTTTTCTGGGTGAGGTGGAATCTGTTTTTACATGTACACGTGAATATGTACCAGGAACTATTGTTACTCAATCAAAGGGGCTTTTAGAATAGGAGACACCCCAGCTGTTAGATTCAATCACTTCCTGCCTGTGGGGGGGCGgggtgagaaggaaggaggaagcagGGGGGAAGGGAGTGGTTTCCACTGGGATTAACCAAGGTATATTCTGGGCTGGAATTTCTGGAACTAGCTAGTGTTGTTTTCTGATGTGGAAAACTCTTGTTCATCCTGGATGTTTTGAAAAAGGCAGAATCGCCCTTGGTCATTTGGGCCTCATTAGCCTAAATTCTTAAAGTCCCTTTGGCTCTGTGATCCTGTGCTCCGCTTGATATAAACTGCATTTAGGGTctgaaggcctggattcaaattctacttctgctATTTGTGTGtctttaaacaagtcacttaaaaattcatttgtaaatataGACTGGAAGactcctaaggtcccttccagctaaaATCTATGCTCctaaaatccctttcagctcCTGTCTTCTCTGTTGTAAAGTCCCCTTTGAAAATGACATAGGAATACCGAACACTTCCTCCACTCTGATATCCCATGTTCTAgaattcagggcttcttaaactcttTCTATTCCCAAGCCCTTTCTGCCCAGGAAATTTTTACCTGACTCCAGATATAGCAGCATATAACATAGAtatacagatcaaacatttactgataataaattacagTTTTGCGACTCACTTTCAGTTACAAGATCTCATATGGAGTTTAAGAAACTGGGTGATCTAGATCAACTCTGGAAGACTTGAGCTCAGAGCTAGACAGGGAAACCAGAATCCAAACCTGATGTAAGCAGAAGAGATTGTTCCTTGGAGCACACTAAGTGAGAACAAAGAGGCTGGGTCAGGACCAGAGAAAACTCTGGGTAGTGACAGGAAATCATCACAAAGTACTAGGGTCTGTGCTTTCTGAGGAGGAGCAATCCATCCATCCAGACCCTAGCAGGCCCAGGCAGCTCGGAAATCCTGGCCCTACTGAGCCCCTAACCTCAGATGCCCTCATCCCAAACCCCTCTAAGGCAGGAGGTCAAGCTGGGGCAGAAGGTTCGATGTACATGTAGGTGACTCCCTCCGAGGAGATGACTGAAGTTTTAAGTGAGGCTCCTGCTGCTGCTCCACCTTCAGAAGCACACTGACACTGGCGTCTCATGTCTGTCACCCAGAGTGTCCGGCCATCTTGCCCCGCTGCCGCTGGCAGGCCGCTCCTTACCGAGGGACTCCCACGATGCTGAAGCTACCTTTGGGGTTCCTTTATGTGCATCACACCTACCAGCCCAACCAACCGTGTACCAGCTTCCTCCAGTGCGCTGCTGACATGCGAAGCATGCAACGTTTCCACCAGGACACCAGAGGCTGGGATGACATCGGCTACAGGTAGGAGAGGGGAGgcgaaaaagagagagagaaacagagatagacagagacagaaataggcagagacacatagagagagagacagagagacagattcacagagagagagacagagagagtcctTATCTTCAGGGATTTTATATTCTATCATGGGATAGATAGAGATAAACAtagatctatgtatatatgtacacatataaggAGGAGATGGCAAAGCCCAAATGGGATACAACTGAAGCAAATTAATATTAACAATGGATGCACACACATATACGTGTGTTATGTATATGAAAAACAGAAGATAACTGAGGTCGGATGAAGGAAATTCAGCAAAGGCGTCATGCGTGAGGTAAAACACGCGTCGGTCTTCCAGAAAAACCTGTGATTCTATGACGTAGAGAGGAGGCAGTGTATGGGGAAGGGCTGCACACAGAAAGGACAGGGACCTCTGTCGGTCTAGGGCGTTATGACTGGTCACGCCCCTCTCGGGGCAGGGAGGTCTGTTTCCATGGCGCCATGTTTTAAGAGGGCTGGGGGCAGCAGAATCTTGGACGGATCAGAGGCCCTGAGCGGGAACCTCAGTCTGGTCACTCCGGACTAGGAGATCTGgcacaattcacttaaccttccGCAGTGACAGGAAATAATCACAAAGTCCCGGGACCTTTGACAGAGCTACCAGAACAAAGAGGGGGATGGGAAGCAGCCCCTGGGAGGATGCGGGAGAGGTTTAGAAGAACCAGTTGTTTTCGAACAGCCTGCGAACTGTCCAAGGGATATTACTGTTCCGTGAGGCACAAAAGGAGAAAACGTGCCCTGGGGAGGGGGTAAGTGAAGGGAAATGTTTCGGTTAGAGCCTGCCCCAGTCTCAGGAGGGTCTCAGCCGCAGCGAGCCCCTTCCTCAGGAGTGTTCGGGGCAGCTGGTCCCCGCAGCCAGGGAGGCTAGAGCTCGGATCCCGCTCGTCCGGGTGCCCATGCGCCCCATCCGGGAATGTGGGAGGGGGGATGTGCGAGCCCGGCGCACACGACGCCCGGGACGCCCTCACGTTCCGCACCTTCCCCCGGCAGCTTCGTGATGGGCTCGGACGGCTACGTGTACGAGGGTCGGGGCTGGCGCTGGGTGGGGGCCCACACCCTCGGCCACAACTCCCTGGGCTTCGGCGTCTCCGTCATTGGTAACTACACGGCCGTACTGCCTGCGGCCCACGTCCTGAGGGCGGTGCGCGATTCCCTTCCCCGCTGTGCCCTGCGAGCGGGCTACCTGCGGCCGGACTACACCATACAAGGCCACCGGCAGCTAGTCCACACCGACTGCCCCGGGGACGCCCTCTACCGGCAGATCAGCACGTGGCCGCACTTCGGGGTGAGCGCCCTCCGCCCCGCCCCTTTCCCGGACCCGCCCCCGCCCGATTCTGGGCTCCGCCCCAATGCCAGACCTCAGGGCCCGGTCCCCACCCCGCCCCCAGCCCTAATCCGCCCGTGCTCAGCCCGCCCCTGGTCCTGCCCCAAGCCTTGCTCCTGGCTCCTCCCAGACCCCGGTTCTGCTCCCAGCCTGAACCTCATCCAGTCTTTGCTTCTGACTCCACCCCCAACTTTATTCCCTGCGCCCTCATCTTGGCCCGATTCCGGTACTTAACCCGACTCTctatctcccttctctcctccggTCTTCCCCGcactctccctcctccctgcctCCGGCGGGAGTCACCCCTGGCAGGATATGAAACAGGCCCCTTTCCCCCTTGCTCATACCTATCCAGCACCCTCCGCGGCCTCCGGAACCCCGGGACTTTCCCCGAGTGTTGTTCGTCTTTtccaggagaagaagaaaagcttAAAGAAGAGTCCTCTCAGTCTCCTCCAACCCCCTAAATAAACCGACTGAGAGCAGCGTGCTTTCAGACACCAGGCTGGCAGTCGAGGCGAACTCCGTTTCCAGCTGGTCATTCTGTGTGACCGCGGAGGCCGAGGTGGAAGCTGTACCAGCTCTCCCGAGGATTTCCTGGAGTCCGGAATCAGGACGGTCGGCGCGTGCCGTCCTTGGGCCCCTTCCATGCCCCTCTGCTCCGACCTGTGCTCCAAAGTTCCTCGAGAGTAGAGGATGTCTCCCTGAGATTATTCCCGTCTACTGAATGTGGCTTTGGGGGACTAGGGAGGGGCAGAATAGTACAGCgacaaatcagtcaataaacattaatcaaGTGACCGTTGTCGTGAGCCGCCCGATTAAATGCGGgatccaaatgcaaaaaaaaaaaaaaaaaaaaaaaaaaaaaagataatctctcCTTCAGTTCCCAACTTAATGGAGAACACcccaaaaagaagctgaaaaggtgGGGAAGGAGGTAGGGGTAGAGATGTGTCTGATGGAAGTGTCAGAGAATTCCCAAAGTAGTGCAGCCAGGTAAGAAAGGAGATGTTCGGAGGTGAGCTTCCAGGTCAGAGAGACCGAGAGCGATGATGAGCGGGAGAACCGAGGCAGATGGGATCTTGCTGGACAATGAGGTCATCTCAGTAATGAACTTCCGGGGCACAGAGGAGAAGGCCAGATATCTGGATCTTTCTGGGCTTttcttatttatgatctcatgtGAACTTCACAAAATACTTATGAAATAGGTAGTTATTCTCCACATTTTAcagaactgaagctcagagagctTGTGATTTACACATGTTCTTATTGGCTGCCGCACACTCCCATAGAGACAGGGGAGCAGCAAAGATGGCGTTCCTTGACTGGCAAGCCAGCTTCCTCCTCCCCAGCAGTGTGGCGCTAGTGAGTCATGGTGTGTCCGAGAGAATGGCCTAAACTCTCATCTTGGAGGAtaacttccttctctccccctctcccccacctaTATGGCTGGTTCCTACGCAGACCCCTCAGCCTCCTAAGATGCTGCCAGCTGAGTCCCGTGCTGGAAGTATATACTTGGAGCTTCTGTAATTGATTCCAGTTGATTTACCATGTGATTGAGAGGAATTTTTTCCCACTGGCTATGGGCCTCTCTTTGTAGTCCGAGACAGGCCGATGACTCATACGGAGTGTCCAGTGAGACTGTACGCTGAAGGCTGTGCCCATCCAGCCCCATGGCCAGGAGAAAGGTCGCCTGGGTTCTGGCCACCTAAAGGCCCATATTCCCAGCATCATGTGTCAGCCTGTAAGGGAGCGGGCCCAGAGCTTCTCCCCTTCCAGCTTTGGGTCTCAGTGTACTCAGCTCAGTCCAATCTAGAGAGAGGAGTGGAAACATCTAGTGTTCTTTTAATATCTCCACAGCCAATCAAAAAGCATCCTGTAGTTAGCCAATCAGAAGCAGTTACAGAAAATCTACCCGGGCCCTGAGTCTCTCCCAGGCCATCACACATCCATTACAAGGCCGTTACTCAGGGCTATTATATGTCACCACAGCGCTTGTGGAAGGACACTCCCCAGGGTCTCCATGTGGAAAAATCATCTCAGCAAACTGATGGGCTTTCCATGTGTCAGATTCCCatcagacttcaaacactgattCACAATTTACCcctcaataaaagaaaaacttgacGCAGACCTCAAAATTAACAAAGACTCGTTTACATCGACTCATTTTGTTAGAAAGTTTAGAACTTAGGAAGCTGAGGCTTGAAGTAATAAAGTTACTTTACCCAGTTCAGAAAACCATGAAATTCTGCGGATGATATTTGGACCTAGGGCTCTCTTGGCCCAAAGTTTAGCACTCTTTACACTCCTGTCAGCTGATAGCACCCCTGGAATCCATGAGTGTTAGCAGCCGGCCGGGGTGCCAGCTCTATGGCCCAATtgttggggagaggagagaggaagtaCCAGGCATGGGATCTGAATTGCCACAACACCTCTGCCCCTCAATGTCTGGCTCCCTCCAGTCCCTCTGTACTATCTCCTTTAACCCCCATCCCTAGTCCCTGCCATCCGTTCCTAGATCCACTCTGATTCTCAGGGATCACAAAGGGAGTCAAAACAGAATTGAAGAACCACTTAACTCTTCTCGGGAGGAATTCTATCGTGAGATGGAGACAGATTCTGATGAGAAGGCCTGGGTTAGTTACCATTGCCTATGGAAAAGCATCATTAGAAATAGCTCTACCCTAAGAATAGTAACTGCCtcagtctctgcctctgtctcctaAGTTACTTATGTGTGAGAAGCTGGCCCAGTGGTCAAGTGGGCATACCAATGAGGAATAGAATCATACAGAAACTCACTACAAATGAACCCCAAGGGATAAGGAAGTTGTGGTTAAATAAAACATGGCTCTACTTGTAGAAGCAAGTAAAAGAATTGGTTTTATCATGTGtctaagatggcaagaaatatcaTCCCGTGAAATCTTTGGTTTTCTCAGATTGCAGTACTACATAAGCAAAAAGGCTACCACCCAAAGATAACCGTCTTGTGTTTGCCAATATATGTTAGAGAGGATGATTCAGCAGAGAAATTCTATAAAGACCTAAGTGAGGCTCTCCAAATTAAGTCAATAGACTTAGCAATCTCAATACAAAGATATGTatcaaggaagaggaagaaaaatatattgggaaaaatGACTTGAGAATTGAAAATGAGAGAGGCTGAACTTAAGCCTTCCAGTTATAGAGCAGGAATACTTTCCTCAAGAAAGGTTAGAAGACCCTGGACATGGATGACACTAAGTAGCATCACCCCTGCCCCCAAATGAAACTGATTGCATCTTAACAGACGGGAAATGACTAGTTACCAATTTCAGTATACAGTCATTTCCAAATCATCTGTGTACAGTCAGATCATTAACTTGATAGATGGTGACCAAAATCAACACTAAATTGGAGTAAAGGTTGAAAGTGAGAAAAATGTATAGGAAACAATTAAAACAGTTCAAACTGATCTCTTTAAAATCattactgaattttattttttaatttatggaataaagcatgcattttcataaaaacaataaaaaattgcatatgaaactgcaaatctactctgtacaacttgctattcctttcaaatttacaacaaaattaccatatttttttttaaagtatttgacctgtaaaaaaatgagaaacagacAACCGTACATGGCCTGTCACCATTTACTAAGGAAGTTTAATATATTCAAAAGCAATCACCACAATAAGAAGGTACACACATTCTAAGGACCACctcagttattaaatatttgaccCTTTTGTCAGAGAAGTAAGGCAGTCACAAAATAGCAAAAAGCAGTTTGTGTTGTAGGGGGCCACAAGTCAAGTAACTAAGACTCAATCAAGTCAGAGCATCCCAAGAATAGTTAAAGgtaaaaatggaaggagaaaaacagacacaaaattaaaaaaaaaaaaaaaaatccaccaaaatTTCAACTGTAGTATTGCTTTGCAAGCACAAGAATTCCTATAATTTATGGCAttagatattttggaaaaaaattctgGGAGGCTGTGCATGCAGGTGATTAGAATTGTTTCCTAGAGACTTCCCAGAAGAAGGCCAGAGAAGAGGGGGGGAAAATACGTGCTTTAGGTGCCTAAGAAAGGAGCAAAGGATTCTGTATCTGGAGAGAGAGACATGTAGGGCGTTTCCTGCTCAGCATTTGCATCCACAAAGACTAAGAGAACTAAAGATTGTGGAGGTCCTGCTGTATTGTGGGCTGAATCCCATTTCAGAGAGACAGCCCCCTCATAAATGTTTCCCCCTTACCCATGGTTCCAAGTAGAGGGAGAAGACTATGATGAATTGTCCCCCTTTCAGTATCTAAGCAAAGAAATCACTGGAAGCATTTCCTGCCTGAACTGATCAGTTTCctacccttcccccacccccaacactGAGTGTTCTTCTGTTCGCTccctcctttctgttctgatttGTTCttgatacataaaaataatttagcacACTATCTTTGCTTATGTGATTATTTTGGGAAGCGGGAAGGTGGAAAAAGTCTAGaataaatgcaataaatattCCAGGGCCCCTAGGTCACTTACCAACCTTGAAGGACTGACCACAAatgcttttccctcttttttaaaacacacacacacacacacacacacacacacacacacacacacacacacacacatttcaggACGAAAAAGAGGCTTTTCTCTGAAatcttaaatctgtttttttaacACTTGTTTTTTAAGAAGAATGTAATAAATTCCACATATTACATGCAAAACTCTTACATTTCTGTACTTCCTCTCTGTTattttttgtgcatttaaaatatttcaatggcCTTTTCAGGAATATCACCATTGCTTATCATCTTCCTAAGTCCCACCCtttaattaataaacaaattaaccaattaaaaaaatcatgtaaCTAATAAGTgtaaatcaagcaaaacaaatccacatagcAGACACATCCAAAAATGCATGTTTCTTACTGCAACTTGTGTACCACCTCTTCTCTTTCAGGATGGCAACACGCTTCATCATAGCTCCTCTGTAGTATAATGCATTGATCtaagttcttaagtttttcaaaattatttttctttacaatatttcaAGACTTCTATAAGATATTCTCCTAGATCTGCTAACTTCACTCTGCAGCGGTTCACACTTCCCAAAGATTTTCTGAAAGAATCTTTTTTCATTATCACTTCATCGTTTCTTACTATGCAATAATATTCACACATAAGGGCAGTGAAGTAATACAGTGGATATCaggtctggagccaggaagactcatcttcctgaattcaaaatctgacctcaggcacttagtagctgtgtgaccctggccaagtcgcttaactctgtttgcctcagttttcccatctataaaatcagaaag
This sequence is a window from Sminthopsis crassicaudata isolate SCR6 chromosome 1, ASM4859323v1, whole genome shotgun sequence. Protein-coding genes within it:
- the PGLYRP2 gene encoding N-acetylmuramoyl-L-alanine amidase isoform X1 produces the protein MLLWGCLFIMLDVLLWPEFRAAPLPLQMDSVIQILAQLEQEEPVLHLTAPGLLLMSGSPNNFSQYLLFSETPSPVQLKLDLLSPELQALATSLIPHRVDSGQEHGVVLAPDGSTVAVEPLLAGLEVGLRGRRSIPLPLEFIASPSEVRAAHKKEGLTLVPQVSMPLQDDGNISLDPTILPTVHTNSSTNIDNLLTVTLTKALGVAFLPGPGTQTPKGLGPDGCWDQISAPKTFSLLNSEAPSPLTVAFLNGALDGALLGDYLSRHPKPSPPLSHLLAQYYGAGVDGDPQFRSNFRRDNGASLISQESLVQQIWGSLFLIQELEPSNSQLKNLSQAQLAEVATQAAKEFTEAFLECPAILPRCRWQAAPYRGTPTMLKLPLGFLYVHHTYQPNQPCTSFLQCAADMRSMQRFHQDTRGWDDIGYSFVMGSDGYVYEGRGWRWVGAHTLGHNSLGFGVSVIGNYTAVLPAAHVLRAVRDSLPRCALRAGYLRPDYTIQGHRQLVHTDCPGDALYRQISTWPHFGEKKKSLKKSPLSLLQPPK
- the PGLYRP2 gene encoding N-acetylmuramoyl-L-alanine amidase isoform X2; the protein is MLLWGCLFIMLDVLLWPEFRAAPLPLQMDSVIQILAQLEQEEPVLHLTAPGLLLMSGSPNNFSQYLLFSETPSPVQLKLDLLSPELQALATSLIPHRVDSGQEHGVVLAPDGSTVAVEPLLAGLEVGLRGRRSIPLPLEFIASPSEVRAAHKKEGLTLVPQVSMPLQDDGNISLDPTILPTVHTNSSTNIDNLLTVTLTKALGVAFLPGPGTQTPKGLGPDGCWDQISAPKTFSLLNSEAPSPLTVAFLNGALDGALLGDYLSRHPKPSPPLSHLLAQYYGAGVDGDPQFRSNFRRDNGASLISQESLVQQIWGSLFLIQELEPSNSQLKNLSQAQLAEVATQAAKEFTEAFLECPAILPRCRWQAAPYRGTPTMLKLPLGFLYVHHTYQPNQPCTSFLQCAADMRSMQRFHQDTRGWDDIGYSFVMGSDGYVYEGRGWRWVGAHTLGHNSLGFGVSVIGNYTAVLPAAHVLRAVRDSLPRCALRAGYLRPDYTIQGHRQLVHTDCPGDALYRQISTWPHFGKKKSLKKSPLSLLQPPK
- the PGLYRP2 gene encoding N-acetylmuramoyl-L-alanine amidase isoform X3; its protein translation is MDSVIQILAQLEQEEPVLHLTAPGLLLMSGSPNNFSQYLLFSETPSPVQLKLDLLSPELQALATSLIPHRVDSGQEHGVVLAPDGSTVAVEPLLAGLEVGLRGRRSIPLPLEFIASPSEVRAAHKKEGLTLVPQVSMPLQDDGNISLDPTILPTVHTNSSTNIDNLLTVTLTKALGVAFLPGPGTQTPKGLGPDGCWDQISAPKTFSLLNSEAPSPLTVAFLNGALDGALLGDYLSRHPKPSPPLSHLLAQYYGAGVDGDPQFRSNFRRDNGASLISQESLVQQIWGSLFLIQELEPSNSQLKNLSQAQLAEVATQAAKEFTEAFLECPAILPRCRWQAAPYRGTPTMLKLPLGFLYVHHTYQPNQPCTSFLQCAADMRSMQRFHQDTRGWDDIGYSFVMGSDGYVYEGRGWRWVGAHTLGHNSLGFGVSVIGNYTAVLPAAHVLRAVRDSLPRCALRAGYLRPDYTIQGHRQLVHTDCPGDALYRQISTWPHFGEKKKSLKKSPLSLLQPPK